The following are encoded in a window of Fretibacter rubidus genomic DNA:
- a CDS encoding type II secretion system F family protein, translated as MNTASFSNIFSIIIAGAFLVISLALVVFAVMNALRQNKQIERRLSGANGSDISNFDRPKNRGKLLAQLGAHLTLPDAAEISRLRFQLSQAGYYDVGTVKTFIAARVICVFAPQFLVMAAWPILYENFGLNGAVLTAVILAAVGFVGPLYFIKFKQQKRTDQCRRGFPDLMDLLVACIEAGLGLDAALVRVSGEIGGRYPALKINLEIMNLELRNGRPRHEAMTAFAERVNLEEAKALAVMLRQAEEMGSSMGTALRTFSEEMRAKRMLKAEEKAMALSAKLTVPLLIFIFPTIMVLLLVPAGLRMSEAFI; from the coding sequence GTGAATACAGCTTCATTTTCAAATATATTTTCGATCATTATCGCAGGGGCTTTTCTGGTCATCTCACTGGCCTTAGTGGTCTTTGCGGTGATGAATGCCCTACGCCAAAATAAGCAGATTGAACGGCGGCTCAGCGGGGCCAACGGTAGCGATATATCAAACTTTGACCGTCCGAAAAATCGCGGAAAACTTCTCGCCCAACTCGGCGCGCATTTGACCCTGCCCGACGCGGCGGAAATTTCACGCCTTAGATTTCAGCTCTCCCAAGCGGGATATTATGATGTCGGCACGGTCAAAACCTTTATCGCGGCCCGCGTAATTTGTGTCTTTGCTCCGCAATTCCTTGTTATGGCTGCGTGGCCAATTTTATATGAAAACTTTGGCCTTAACGGGGCTGTTCTAACGGCTGTCATTTTAGCAGCCGTCGGCTTTGTGGGGCCGCTCTATTTTATCAAATTTAAACAACAAAAACGCACGGACCAATGCCGCAGAGGCTTTCCTGATTTGATGGATTTGCTTGTTGCCTGTATTGAAGCGGGGCTGGGACTAGATGCTGCTCTTGTGCGAGTTAGTGGAGAGATTGGCGGGCGCTATCCCGCACTGAAAATCAATCTCGAAATTATGAATTTAGAGCTTCGCAATGGGCGTCCCCGCCATGAGGCTATGACCGCCTTCGCCGAGCGCGTCAATCTTGAAGAAGCCAAAGCCCTTGCCGTTATGTTACGCCAAGCCGAAGAAATGGGCAGTTCAATGGGCACAGCGCTGCGTACGTTCTCTGAAGAAATGCGTGCCAAACGCATGTTAAAAGCCGAAGAGAAAGCCATGGCGCTATCGGCAAAATTGACTGTGCCGCTCCTTATTTTCATTTTCCCGACGATTATGGTGCTGCTACTTGTCCCGGCGGGTCTGCGCATGTCAGAGGCGTTTATATAG
- a CDS encoding helix-turn-helix domain-containing protein, with protein sequence MRRRFAFVLHRLGGEDSIAELCGQAGISQRQYYKWSKNYLGAGRKRLAGDITLQVNTTEVKELRSGLASLKWRVFPEAWEAL encoded by the coding sequence CTGAGGAGAAGATTCGCATTTGTGTTGCACCGCCTAGGCGGTGAAGACAGTATCGCAGAGTTATGCGGGCAAGCAGGGATTTCCCAACGCCAGTATTACAAATGGTCAAAGAATTATCTGGGGGCCGGAAGGAAACGTTTGGCTGGTGACATCACTCTTCAAGTCAATACAACCGAAGTCAAAGAACTACGGTCTGGACTTGCTTCACTAAAGTGGAGGGTGTTTCCTGAAGCTTGGGAGGCATTATAA
- a CDS encoding CpaE family protein codes for MTFFSRRKEDPRAPWNNDEKTVNEGSVDDGLAIPPCDIWHDDAPAQQTVTGELPPAPQDPIPPQDGSQCWAFMGAVGGVGTTTLAVQMAYELAKTQASKTPRGQRNTDPKVCLIDLDFEASGIVHHLDVQAGLSQDDLAGDPARIDSLYIQSLLSHHSSGMSVLAAPNMINGNAGVNPLTVLALLDAVCDAFPYVILDVPRHWQPWTAPALMGADFLGLVTELSIPSLHMTRAKCDQLSDMLGSQSSCHIIMNKFERRAFKSTLRLSDAETALQRTVLSTLCMDPDVTREASNCGTPVGHVRTDSRYAKDSRKLLELMTNKVSTDRQNINKYNTVAA; via the coding sequence ATGACTTTCTTTTCCAGACGCAAAGAGGATCCGCGCGCGCCGTGGAACAATGACGAAAAGACTGTAAATGAGGGCTCTGTCGATGACGGTCTTGCCATTCCCCCTTGTGATATCTGGCATGATGACGCCCCCGCCCAACAAACAGTGACGGGCGAATTACCACCCGCGCCACAGGACCCAATCCCACCGCAAGACGGCTCTCAGTGCTGGGCCTTTATGGGGGCTGTTGGCGGTGTGGGGACAACAACACTCGCCGTGCAAATGGCTTATGAACTTGCCAAAACACAGGCGAGTAAAACGCCCCGCGGGCAGCGCAATACGGATCCAAAAGTCTGCTTAATTGATTTGGATTTTGAAGCCAGCGGCATTGTCCATCATTTGGACGTGCAAGCAGGGTTATCGCAAGACGATTTAGCGGGCGACCCCGCGCGCATCGACAGCCTTTATATACAATCCCTGCTGAGCCATCACAGCAGCGGGATGAGCGTTCTTGCTGCGCCCAATATGATTAACGGCAATGCAGGGGTTAATCCGCTGACTGTGCTCGCCTTGCTCGACGCTGTTTGTGATGCCTTTCCCTATGTCATTTTGGACGTGCCGCGCCATTGGCAGCCATGGACAGCGCCTGCGTTGATGGGGGCAGATTTTTTGGGCCTTGTGACAGAATTATCCATTCCGTCGCTGCATATGACGCGTGCCAAATGTGACCAATTGTCGGACATGTTGGGTTCGCAATCATCCTGTCATATCATTATGAATAAATTTGAACGCCGGGCTTTCAAATCAACGCTGCGCTTGTCAGATGCCGAAACGGCGTTACAACGCACGGTGCTGTCAACTCTATGCATGGATCCTGACGTCACGCGCGAAGCGTCTAATTGCGGCACACCCGTCGGGCATGTCCGCACAGATAGCCGCTATGCCAAAGACAGTCGGAAGCTTTTGGAATTAATGACTAACAAAGTCAGCACGGATAGACAAAATATCAATAAATACAACACTGTAGCCGCATAA
- a CDS encoding ATP-binding protein, producing MSNTSDLMPLKEDQIRQKYGVAIDLLTGFDHTPRLAKNKIDGSASGAREERSPGVGTRRRFRSTTPGLVTQSTARPEGVRLIDRVHGADEDASLEDALVSPIQASVLQALRRALATSMVVVDQYSDQTGLTALLKDNLQGSLAASRTAEFNALLASSAVIALHVFANMASFLLSSHASDASGPTVEVGEVEEILTDNSHIALTGALWELDQDLALFADVEDKLVPTVLAYLEQLMEKVALRAANMPHLEAFTNVNYRVEADDFDISGFTPASRARSTKLTMSFKKPHEVVGNHIAKYQAMKLAKMLMAYDFERKLNPFAELGGFIFTFMGDGAPGTGKTTLIQMMAGLINDYCNHAGYPFRYENLSTDSIDSYQGKSAQNAKAFIKNIIDPNVIGFGTIDDIDQLAGKRGDRQSSAGQLEITAVLMESFAGANTVVRGNCTFGMFSNFPENVDDALRQRAAARFLVDGPQSRDDYIDILHLLMGKNHDIPVGDHTLFAAQEIQKAVSASYESYAKPKEEGLLKVYEAVSKSEGKLNTIAKLGTYLKGIQEADTRFTGRAIKNITDAVKVRAMDFELPDEWMEKPDLFLMKDYETKKKMIADLSQPITIDMVTQEINRYADSEFRYADKSDAVAIDTMVRDFGRQEEAKKRFLESKA from the coding sequence ATGTCAAACACTTCTGACCTCATGCCCTTAAAAGAAGACCAGATACGCCAGAAATACGGTGTGGCGATTGATTTGTTGACAGGCTTTGATCACACGCCGCGCCTCGCCAAAAATAAAATAGACGGCTCGGCAAGCGGGGCACGCGAGGAACGCTCCCCTGGGGTCGGTACGCGCAGACGGTTTCGGTCCACCACCCCCGGCCTTGTAACGCAGTCCACAGCACGGCCAGAAGGCGTTCGCCTGATTGACCGTGTGCACGGTGCCGATGAGGATGCCAGTCTAGAGGACGCCCTCGTCAGCCCTATTCAGGCCAGCGTGTTGCAAGCGTTACGCCGCGCTTTGGCGACCTCTATGGTTGTTGTCGATCAATATTCGGATCAAACGGGTCTGACCGCGCTTTTAAAAGACAATCTGCAAGGCAGCCTTGCCGCCTCTCGCACCGCAGAATTCAATGCCTTATTGGCATCAAGCGCTGTTATCGCGCTGCATGTCTTTGCCAATATGGCGAGCTTTCTTCTCTCCAGTCATGCCTCTGATGCCTCAGGGCCCACAGTCGAGGTTGGCGAGGTTGAAGAAATACTGACCGATAATTCGCACATCGCTCTCACGGGCGCATTGTGGGAACTTGATCAAGACCTGGCCCTGTTTGCCGATGTTGAAGATAAATTAGTCCCCACGGTGCTCGCCTATCTGGAACAGCTCATGGAAAAGGTGGCCTTACGCGCAGCGAATATGCCACATTTGGAGGCCTTCACCAATGTCAATTACCGTGTCGAAGCCGATGACTTTGACATTAGCGGTTTTACGCCCGCATCACGGGCGCGCTCCACAAAACTGACCATGAGTTTTAAAAAACCACATGAGGTTGTCGGCAATCACATCGCAAAATACCAGGCCATGAAACTGGCAAAAATGCTCATGGCTTATGATTTTGAGCGTAAGTTAAACCCCTTTGCAGAGCTGGGCGGATTTATCTTTACCTTCATGGGCGACGGCGCACCGGGGACGGGTAAAACCACCTTAATTCAAATGATGGCGGGGTTGATAAATGATTATTGCAATCACGCGGGTTATCCCTTTCGCTATGAAAATCTATCGACAGATTCGATTGATAGCTACCAAGGTAAATCCGCGCAAAACGCCAAAGCCTTTATCAAAAATATCATTGACCCCAACGTCATCGGCTTTGGGACGATTGACGATATTGACCAACTGGCAGGGAAACGCGGCGACCGTCAATCCAGCGCCGGTCAACTTGAAATTACGGCCGTGTTGATGGAAAGTTTCGCAGGCGCAAATACCGTCGTGCGCGGCAATTGTACCTTTGGGATGTTTTCCAATTTCCCGGAAAATGTTGATGACGCCTTGCGCCAACGTGCTGCGGCACGGTTTTTGGTCGACGGTCCGCAAAGCCGTGATGACTATATTGATATCTTACACCTGTTGATGGGCAAGAACCACGACATCCCAGTTGGCGATCACACATTATTTGCAGCCCAAGAAATACAAAAGGCCGTCAGCGCCAGCTATGAAAGTTACGCCAAGCCAAAAGAAGAAGGCTTGTTAAAAGTCTATGAAGCCGTGTCAAAAAGTGAGGGTAAACTGAACACCATCGCGAAACTGGGTACTTACCTGAAAGGTATCCAAGAGGCCGATACACGCTTTACGGGACGAGCGATTAAAAACATCACTGACGCCGTGAAAGTCCGCGCCATGGATTTTGAACTGCCTGATGAATGGATGGAAAAACCCGATTTATTTCTGATGAAGGATTACGAGACCAAGAAAAAGATGATTGCCGATCTATCCCAACCCATCACCATCGACATGGTGACCCAAGAGATTAACCGCTATGCTGATTCAGAATTTCGCTATGCCGACAAATCCGACGCGGTCGCCATTGACACTATGGTGCGTGATTTTGGCCGCCAAGAAGAAGCAAAAAAGCGGTTTTTGGAGAGCAAGGCGTGA
- a CDS encoding DUF6638 family protein, which produces MMRLVKNGLMFGNLLPVTAPALIARYNRALNHLIGRETALTEFHIDIAGYSPEIGLEFEDDLYLNPQGCNRLFILLTTDQKTAPLLNSRFSTSRDILRHYIEENEEQLFALTAREAVAGELMNSVFDIKTPADLLNINQVDIEADTIQDHVAEASVLQTHIDRFLNEDDAWWDDVLIADMIELAKRTGDIQRNPVGLKTQSYAQGNYYTDHMGGVYVFRDTKTPTIIARRDIEGLRDLPIENILTFDDRTAIADFLRDEGLSELIVQYVNDSSAAIIRQKLDFVVISTAAALGHDLKGVSRTNVRMLERRYAANMPPEYTGLMEVYRWASKGGKVPGFHAEHPAFFYALRSSRHDNMDLVNMLLTDLSRLDFRQLFICHKPLFYETFRGWSEQMKDYACQFLMDEYAVDKAAARDAIFGAEPAMEPMIVDDIKPKRPIDTKEGPWGGVLVRDGKYVVKGRGKTLRDELDWDKDDYKSKKSGKKKRRKK; this is translated from the coding sequence ATGATGCGCCTCGTTAAAAACGGGTTGATGTTTGGCAACCTTCTGCCTGTGACAGCACCAGCTTTGATTGCGCGCTATAATCGTGCGCTTAATCATTTAATCGGCAGAGAGACGGCGCTGACCGAGTTTCATATTGATATTGCTGGCTATTCACCAGAGATTGGTTTGGAGTTTGAAGACGACCTATATCTTAATCCGCAAGGGTGTAACCGCCTGTTTATCTTGCTGACCACAGATCAGAAAACGGCACCGCTGCTAAACTCCCGCTTCTCCACGTCACGGGATATTTTGCGTCATTACATCGAGGAAAATGAGGAGCAATTGTTTGCCCTGACCGCGCGCGAAGCGGTGGCGGGCGAGTTGATGAATTCTGTCTTTGACATCAAAACGCCCGCAGATCTTTTGAATATCAATCAAGTCGATATTGAAGCTGACACCATCCAAGACCATGTCGCAGAAGCGAGTGTTTTGCAAACCCATATTGACCGTTTTTTAAATGAAGATGACGCTTGGTGGGATGATGTTCTGATTGCGGATATGATTGAACTGGCCAAACGCACAGGCGATATCCAACGCAACCCTGTGGGATTAAAAACGCAAAGCTATGCCCAAGGCAATTATTACACGGACCATATGGGTGGGGTTTATGTGTTTCGCGACACCAAAACGCCGACCATAATCGCCCGCCGCGACATAGAGGGACTGCGTGATTTACCGATTGAAAATATTCTAACGTTTGATGACCGCACAGCGATCGCAGATTTCTTGCGCGACGAAGGCTTGTCAGAATTAATTGTTCAATATGTCAATGATAGCAGCGCCGCGATCATTCGGCAAAAACTAGACTTTGTTGTTATCTCAACGGCCGCTGCGCTGGGCCATGATTTAAAGGGTGTGTCGCGCACAAATGTGCGGATGTTAGAACGGCGATATGCGGCCAATATGCCGCCTGAATATACGGGTTTAATGGAGGTTTACCGTTGGGCATCCAAAGGCGGGAAAGTGCCCGGTTTTCACGCGGAGCACCCTGCCTTTTTCTATGCGCTGCGGTCCAGTCGTCACGACAATATGGACCTTGTCAATATGTTGCTCACGGATTTATCGCGTCTGGATTTCCGGCAATTATTTATCTGTCATAAGCCGCTATTTTACGAGACCTTCCGCGGTTGGTCTGAACAGATGAAAGACTATGCGTGTCAGTTTTTAATGGACGAATATGCGGTAGATAAAGCAGCGGCGCGTGACGCTATATTTGGTGCAGAGCCCGCCATGGAGCCCATGATAGTTGATGACATCAAACCCAAACGCCCCATTGATACCAAAGAAGGCCCGTGGGGTGGTGTCCTTGTGCGCGACGGTAAATATGTTGTGAAAGGTCGCGGTAAGACCCTGCGCGATGAGTTGGATTGGGATAAAGATGATTATAAATCTAAAAAATCCGGCAAGAAAAAACGGCGCAAAAAATGA
- a CDS encoding CpaF family protein has product MGRFSALLNNNTAPEAVKSVSGPDALINPVPAHGVDPVLPKAPVQPVTPTPAPPPASLKRERDPLLDIKIKLHSRLIDEFDLASLEGLDDHVLTGKVLEIVKTLAVEEKLKLNSGELRVLAAGIVDEMTGLGPLETLLADERVSDILINGHDQVYVEMGGELELSDIRFASEPHLLRIINRIVAQVGRRVDESQPLCDARLLDGSRVNVAIAPIAVDGPLVSIRKFSKTPLTLDKLVGFGAVPDVVAQFLWAACQSRVTILISGGTGSGKTTLLNALSQSISHKERLITIEDAAELQLQQPHVARMETRPPNIEGKGEIRQRGLVKNALRMRPDRVILGEVRGEEAFDMLQAMNTGHEGSMATLHANTPRDAITRLEQMVAMGDMKITPEAVAGQIASAVGLIVQAQRLSDGQRKITSIAEVTGMEGAIIQMQEIFNYTRTGTGPNHEVIGEFRATGIRPQCLHDILCRNIALPADLFEPRVLPVGPISDKTIKERIG; this is encoded by the coding sequence ATGGGACGGTTTTCAGCCTTATTAAATAATAACACGGCACCCGAAGCGGTTAAATCCGTCTCTGGCCCCGACGCTTTAATCAATCCTGTCCCCGCGCACGGCGTGGACCCTGTCTTACCAAAGGCACCCGTTCAGCCCGTGACACCGACCCCTGCGCCGCCGCCCGCAAGCCTAAAGCGTGAACGCGACCCGCTCCTTGATATCAAGATTAAACTCCATAGCCGCCTCATCGATGAATTTGATTTGGCCAGCTTAGAGGGTCTTGATGACCATGTGCTGACAGGCAAGGTCCTAGAAATCGTCAAGACTTTGGCCGTTGAAGAAAAGCTGAAACTCAATAGTGGTGAGCTTCGCGTTCTAGCGGCCGGTATTGTTGACGAAATGACAGGCCTTGGCCCGCTAGAGACGCTACTTGCGGATGAACGTGTGTCGGATATTTTAATTAATGGTCACGACCAAGTCTATGTCGAGATGGGCGGAGAGCTAGAGCTGTCTGATATTCGCTTTGCGTCAGAGCCGCATTTGTTGCGCATCATTAACCGCATTGTCGCCCAAGTCGGGCGGCGTGTGGATGAAAGCCAACCACTCTGTGATGCGCGGCTACTCGACGGCAGTCGCGTCAATGTCGCCATCGCCCCCATCGCCGTTGACGGGCCGCTGGTCTCTATTCGTAAATTTTCAAAGACGCCTCTGACACTGGATAAGCTGGTCGGTTTTGGCGCTGTGCCCGATGTGGTCGCGCAGTTCCTTTGGGCGGCGTGCCAGTCGCGGGTGACAATTTTGATTTCTGGCGGTACGGGGTCGGGTAAAACTACCTTGCTAAACGCCCTAAGCCAGTCGATTTCACACAAAGAACGCCTGATTACAATTGAGGACGCGGCAGAGCTGCAACTGCAACAACCCCATGTCGCGCGTATGGAAACGCGTCCGCCCAATATCGAAGGCAAAGGCGAAATCCGCCAACGCGGCCTGGTTAAAAATGCGCTTCGCATGCGCCCTGACCGCGTTATCCTTGGTGAGGTTCGCGGCGAAGAAGCGTTTGATATGCTGCAAGCCATGAATACAGGCCACGAAGGGTCTATGGCCACACTTCACGCCAATACACCGCGCGATGCGATTACGCGGCTAGAACAAATGGTGGCGATGGGTGATATGAAAATCACGCCCGAAGCTGTTGCGGGGCAAATCGCCTCTGCCGTTGGCCTTATCGTCCAAGCGCAACGCCTGTCGGATGGGCAACGCAAAATAACATCCATTGCCGAGGTAACAGGCATGGAGGGCGCGATCATTCAGATGCAGGAAATATTTAATTATACCCGCACCGGCACAGGCCCCAATCACGAAGTTATTGGTGAATTTCGCGCGACGGGCATACGCCCCCAATGCCTGCACGACATATTGTGCCGCAATATTGCTTTGCCTGCTGATTTATTTGAACCGCGTGTTCTGCCCGTTGGGCCGATATCTGATAAAACCATCAAAGAGCGTATTGGCTAA
- a CDS encoding type II and III secretion system protein family protein → MIKPILLLTTLCLTTALPLSAVAASWVDHDITKDRTNTSVLKNDTILMRTEMPFKEIRVSNTAVADVVVLTDKSFQVMGKTGGRTNVMLYDADRQLIDIVDVTVGHDLSGLKKTFFETFPRERIEVRPLADGVYLSGEVTTESVSKKAEKIAQAFAPNNVTNGLSVKDSHQVMLEVRFIEASRTTIKELGVGLLTSQQSGLVPSPGDFAAQTSLTTNTPVISGLLRGGFGSAVLDARIEALEDKGLIRTLAEPNLVAMSGETASFLAGGEIPIPVPGEFGQVAIEYRKFGVGLAFSPTVLDDEIINLKVAPEVSQLDPTTAVRIAEISVPGIRVRRANTTIELRNGQSFAIAGLLQSESSNNRSQVPWLGDIPILGTLFSSTRFQENETELVIMVTPHLAQPVSDRRQLASPLDDIKLPSDFEAFAKGHLEGGKSPLALSDLSGDYGTVLE, encoded by the coding sequence ATGATCAAACCAATCTTATTACTCACCACATTATGCCTCACTACGGCTTTGCCGTTAAGCGCCGTTGCGGCCTCCTGGGTCGATCACGACATTACCAAAGACCGCACCAATACGTCAGTCTTAAAAAACGACACGATTTTGATGCGCACGGAAATGCCGTTTAAAGAAATCCGCGTATCCAATACCGCTGTCGCCGACGTTGTCGTGCTGACCGATAAATCCTTTCAAGTCATGGGCAAGACAGGCGGCAGAACCAATGTCATGCTTTATGATGCTGACCGTCAATTAATTGACATTGTCGATGTCACCGTTGGGCATGATTTATCGGGGCTGAAAAAGACGTTTTTTGAGACCTTTCCGCGTGAACGTATCGAAGTGCGTCCGCTGGCTGATGGGGTCTATCTATCGGGCGAAGTCACGACAGAGTCCGTTTCAAAAAAGGCCGAGAAAATCGCGCAGGCTTTTGCGCCCAATAATGTCACCAACGGTCTGAGCGTCAAAGACTCCCACCAAGTCATGCTCGAAGTTCGCTTTATTGAAGCGTCGCGGACCACGATTAAAGAGCTGGGCGTTGGGCTGCTGACCAGTCAGCAATCAGGCCTCGTTCCCAGCCCTGGTGATTTTGCCGCCCAGACCAGTTTGACTACAAACACACCCGTGATCTCTGGACTACTACGCGGCGGTTTCGGGAGCGCAGTTTTGGATGCCCGTATTGAAGCGTTAGAAGACAAAGGCCTGATCCGTACATTGGCAGAACCCAATTTGGTCGCCATGTCGGGCGAGACCGCAAGCTTCCTCGCGGGCGGTGAAATTCCTATTCCTGTGCCCGGAGAGTTTGGTCAAGTCGCGATTGAATACCGCAAATTTGGTGTTGGTCTCGCCTTTTCACCCACGGTGCTGGATGACGAAATTATCAACCTGAAAGTCGCGCCCGAAGTTAGCCAACTTGACCCCACAACGGCTGTGCGGATTGCCGAAATTTCGGTACCAGGTATCCGCGTGCGCCGCGCCAATACAACAATTGAGCTTCGTAATGGTCAGAGCTTTGCGATTGCGGGATTGCTGCAATCTGAAAGCTCAAACAACCGCTCGCAAGTGCCGTGGCTCGGTGATATTCCAATCTTGGGCACACTCTTTAGCTCGACCCGTTTTCAAGAGAACGAAACAGAGCTGGTCATCATGGTGACCCCGCATCTGGCGCAACCCGTTAGTGATCGCCGTCAACTCGCCTCCCCGCTGGATGATATTAAGTTACCAAGCGATTTTGAAGCCTTCGCAAAAGGGCATTTGGAAGGCGGCAAAAGCCCCCTAGCCTTGTCAGATTTATCTGGCGATTACGGAACAGTGTTGGAGTAG
- a CDS encoding type II secretion system F family protein, which yields MSILSPTLIIYVLVFCAGFLALQVMIGAGRQAAVRVKLANDRMQRMKSESSQAIVLSKMKRARGLDGDDQIQVMVEWLGRLVLQSGLPIGQYGIFIILGGTGALGLLVLGVLKASLIWAMAGLVIGLVAPIFGLKTLVNRRRNKAVEQLPEALDVIIRSLRAGHPVPVAMALVAREMPDPIGSEFGMASDEVAFGSTVSSAIERLSDRVGHEDFELFSAMIRLQERAGGNLAELLGSNANTIRDRQRMRLKIKAASAEGRMSALILNAAPILMFLGVNKLSPSFYGDVSDNPLLTYIFWGVGIWMLIGNLVMRKMINFKI from the coding sequence ATGTCGATATTGTCTCCGACATTGATAATTTACGTGCTTGTGTTTTGCGCTGGCTTTCTGGCGCTGCAAGTTATGATTGGCGCGGGACGCCAAGCTGCCGTGCGTGTAAAGCTAGCCAATGACCGCATGCAACGCATGAAGTCGGAAAGCTCGCAAGCCATTGTGCTGTCCAAAATGAAACGCGCGCGCGGCCTTGACGGTGATGACCAAATCCAAGTCATGGTCGAATGGCTAGGACGGCTTGTCTTGCAATCGGGACTGCCGATTGGACAATACGGTATTTTTATTATTTTGGGCGGTACGGGCGCGTTGGGGCTACTCGTTTTGGGTGTTTTAAAAGCCAGCCTGATTTGGGCTATGGCCGGATTAGTCATCGGCTTGGTTGCGCCGATATTTGGCCTAAAAACACTGGTCAACCGCCGCCGTAACAAAGCGGTAGAGCAATTACCCGAAGCGTTAGACGTTATCATTCGGTCCTTACGCGCGGGTCATCCCGTGCCCGTTGCCATGGCCTTGGTCGCGCGCGAAATGCCAGATCCCATTGGGTCAGAATTTGGTATGGCCAGCGACGAGGTTGCCTTTGGCTCCACCGTATCATCGGCCATAGAGCGCCTATCAGACCGCGTTGGTCATGAGGATTTCGAGCTGTTTTCCGCCATGATCCGGTTGCAAGAACGTGCGGGCGGTAACTTGGCCGAACTACTCGGCTCTAACGCCAATACCATCCGCGACCGCCAACGCATGCGACTTAAAATTAAGGCTGCCTCTGCCGAAGGGCGTATGTCTGCCCTTATCCTCAACGCTGCACCAATATTGATGTTTTTGGGCGTGAATAAATTATCGCCAAGCTTTTACGGCGACGTGTCGGATAATCCGCTTTTGACTTATATATTCTGGGGTGTTGGCATTTGGATGCTCATAGGGAATTTGGTTATGCGTAAAATGATTAATTTCAAAATATAG
- a CDS encoding DUF1523 family protein, which translates to MTWIKRILLFVFLVCTATLLHYYLPQRDIVKIVDTDVKRMDISKGSPFWDRQDVGTDKNTTRDVRFISTVRPNGKTSVYRNEDTGWSFPFYLKFDSSDLSAKAQDMASDKDVWVAVTHYGWRIRLFSIFPNATKIKQVAGPNTFLIPWFNIAFLSLLALLYFFIWRTLRRWKAKRIDPISDKVEGEFKDASDAVKDRFDDAEKNITAKRGRLKSFMRRWFGSP; encoded by the coding sequence ATGACATGGATTAAACGCATTTTACTTTTCGTATTTCTGGTCTGCACAGCCACATTATTGCATTATTATTTGCCGCAACGCGACATCGTCAAAATCGTTGATACAGATGTGAAGCGCATGGATATCAGCAAAGGCTCCCCGTTTTGGGATCGCCAAGACGTCGGCACAGATAAAAACACAACGCGCGATGTTCGCTTTATCTCCACCGTGCGCCCTAATGGAAAAACCAGCGTTTACCGTAATGAGGACACAGGCTGGTCATTTCCATTTTATCTTAAATTTGACAGTAGCGACCTCTCGGCCAAAGCCCAAGATATGGCGAGCGACAAAGATGTCTGGGTCGCGGTCACTCACTATGGCTGGCGCATTCGTTTATTTTCTATTTTTCCAAATGCAACGAAAATAAAACAAGTCGCAGGGCCAAACACCTTCTTGATACCGTGGTTTAATATTGCGTTTTTATCGCTTCTCGCGCTGCTATATTTCTTCATCTGGAGAACATTACGACGGTGGAAAGCCAAACGCATCGACCCCATTAGTGACAAGGTGGAGGGCGAATTTAAAGACGCCTCTGATGCGGTCAAAGACCGTTTTGATGATGCCGAGAAAAACATCACGGCAAAGCGCGGACGGTTAAAATCATTCATGCGCCGCTGGTTTGGATCGCCTTAA